Proteins encoded within one genomic window of Macrotis lagotis isolate mMagLag1 chromosome 3, bilby.v1.9.chrom.fasta, whole genome shotgun sequence:
- the LOC141516471 gene encoding olfactory receptor 5P80-like, which translates to MSGNNCTAVTEFIILGLTDDPTLCVILFVIFLGIYGVTLVGNLSIITLIRNSCQLHTPMYLFLSHLAFVDIGASSTVAPVMLKNFLVDKTIIPLGGCVTQVFFAFTFGTTECFLLAVMAYDRYMAICNPLLYSINMSPRVCTLLLIASYLGGCVNGWIYTGCLLNRSFCGPNKINHFFCDYAPLLKLSNYQDDLAELLSAASSGSIIMITVLIITISYVYIVFSVLKIKSTEGRSKAFSTCTSHLTAVILFYGTITFIYATPKSSYSTDQNKVVSVFYIVMIPMFNPLIYSLRNNEVKGALRKLMSRKHSFS; encoded by the coding sequence ATGTCTGGCAATAATTGCACGGCTGTgactgaattcattattttggGGTTAACAGATGATCCTACTCTTTGTGTCATTCTCTTTGTGATATTTCTAGGTATCTATGGTGTCACCTTAGTTGGTAACCTTAGTATAATCACATTGATCAGAAATAGCTGCCAACTACACACTCCAATGTACCTTTTCCTCAGTCACTTAGCATTTGTGGATATTGGAGCTTCCTCAACTGTCGCACCTGTTATGCTCAAGAATTTCCTTGTGGACAAAACCATAATCCCTCTTGGAGGTTGTGTGACACAAGTGTTCTTTGCTTTCACCTTTGGGACAACTGAGTGCTTCTTGCTGGCTGTGATGGCCTATGATCGGTATATGGCAATCTGTAATCCTCTACTGTATTCCATTAACATGTCTCCTAGGGTCTGCACTCTATTACTTATAGCATCCTACCTGGGGGGTTGTGTAAATGGTTGGATCTACACTGGTTGCTTATTGAACCGGTCCTTCTGTGGACCCAATAAGATCAATCATTTTTTCTGTGATTATGCACCACTTTTGAAACTTTCTAATTACCAAGATGATCTTGCTGAACTTCTGTCTGCTGCCTCTTCTGGGTCAATAATTATGATCACAGTACTAATTATCACAATCTCTTATGTATACATCGTCTTTTCTGTCCTGAAGATAAAATCCACTGAGGGGAGATCCAAAGCTTTCTCAACTTGCACATCCCACCTCACAGCAGTCATTCTGTTTTATGGTACTATTACATTCATTTATGCAACACCCAAATCTAGCTACTCAACAGATCAGAATAAAGTGGTATCTGTTTTTTACATTGTAATGATCCCCATGTTTAATCCCTTGATCTACAGCCTAAGGAACAATGAAGTAAAAGGGGCCCTGAGAAAACTGATGAGTAGGAAACATTCTTTTTCATGA